The following coding sequences lie in one Oncorhynchus gorbuscha isolate QuinsamMale2020 ecotype Even-year linkage group LG10, OgorEven_v1.0, whole genome shotgun sequence genomic window:
- the ptges3a gene encoding prostaglandin E synthase 3, with amino-acid sequence MQPATAKWFDRRDSVFIEFLVEDSKDLKVKFEKSKLDFRCVGGIENLKHQNELDLFDSIDPNESKHKRTDRSVLCCLKKAKAGIAWPRLTKDKAKFQWLGVDFNNWKDWEDDSDEDLSSFDKFSEMMNTMGGEDGMPDLGMGGIEGLKENDSDDEKMPDLE; translated from the exons AT GCAGCCAGCAACAGCAAAGTGGTTTGACAGAAGGGACTCAGTGTTCATTGAGTTCCTGGTAGAAGACAGCAAAGATCTTAAAGTAAAGTTTGAAAAATCAAAACTTGATTTTCG TTGTGTTGGCGGGATTGAAAACCTCAAACACCAAAATGAATTGGACCTTTTCGACTCAATTGACCCCAAt GAGTCCAAGCACAAACGTACAGacaggtctgtgttgtgttgtctaaAGAAAGCAAAGGCGGGTATTGCATGGCCACGTTTAACGAAGGACAAGGCAAAg TTTCAATGGCTGGGTGTTGACTTCAACAACTGGAAAGACTGGGAGGATGATTCTGATGAGGATCTGTCCAGTTTCGACAAATTCTCAGAG ATGATGAACACGATGGGAGGAGAAGACGGTATGCCAGATCTGGGCATGGGTGGTATAGAAGGTCTAAAAGAG AACGACAGTGATGATGAAA AGATGCCAGACTTGGAGTAA
- the mipa gene encoding major intrinsic protein of lens fiber a: MWEFRSMSFWRAVFAEFYGTMFFVFFGLGAALRWTTGPHNVLHVAFCFGLAAATLIQSIGHISGGHINPAVTFAYLIGSQMSLFRAFFYIVAQCLGALAGAAVLYGVTPNNMRGNLALNTLQPGISLGMATTMEVFLTLQLVVCIFAVTDERRNGRLGSAALAIGFSVLIGHLLGMYYTGTGMNPARSFAPAVLVRNFVNHWVYWVGPMIGGAMGAIIYDFMLFPRMRGLSERMAILKGTRPPEAESQQDTRGEAIELKTQAL, translated from the exons ATGTGGGAGTTCCGGTCCATGTCGTTCTGGCGGGCAGTGTTTGCCGAGTTCTATGGCACCATGTTCTTTGTGTTCTTTGGTCTGGGGGCAGCTTTGCGCTGGACCACCGGGCCCCACAACGTTCTCCATGTGGCCTTTTGCTTCGGCCTGGCCGCTGCCACCCTCATCCAGTCCATCGGTCACATCAGCGGGGGACACATCAACCCGGCCGTCACCTTCGCCTACCTGATTGGCTCCCAGATGTCCCTGTTCCGCGCCTTTTTCTACATTGTGGCCCAGTGTCTGGGGGCGCTGGCCGGGGCCGCCGTGCTCTATGGGGTCACCCCCAACAACATGAGGGGAAACCTGGCACTCAACACG CTGCAGCCAGGTATCAGCCTGGGCATGGCCACTACTATGGAGGTGTTCCTCACTCTGCAGCTGGTTGTCTGCATCTTCGCTGTGACAGATGAGAGGCGTAATGGACGCCTGGGCTCTGCCGCCCTAGCCATCGGCTTCTCTGTCCTCATAGGACACCTGCTGGGG ATGTACTACACTGGTACTGGAATGAACCCTGCCAGGTCCTTCGCCCCCGCTGTCCTGGTCAGAAACTTTGTCAACCACTGG GTGTACTGGGTGGGTCCGATGATTGGTGGTGCTATGGGAGCTATTATCTATGATTTCATGCTGTTTCCCCGCATGCGCGGTCTCTCTGAGAGGATGGCCATACTGAAGGGCACCAGGCCCCCAGAGGCTGAGAGCCAGCAGGACACCCGAGGAGAGGCCATCGAGCTCAAGACTCAGGCCCTATAA